A window from Thermomonas aquatica encodes these proteins:
- the pdhA gene encoding pyruvate dehydrogenase (acetyl-transferring) E1 component subunit alpha, translated as MTLAASFEIEYLQYLKPDGTLAAPLPAAVPNAEALLPLFKQMLFVRTFDSKAIALQRTGKLGTYAACLGHEATHVGIGASMQPEDVFAPSYREYGAQFMRGVRPREVLLYWGGDERGNDFEGPRNDYPWCVPISTQCLMAAGAALAFKLRGEKRVAVATCGDGGSSKTDFYAAVNSAGAYSLPVVLCVINNGWAISVPRKAQTGAQTLAQKGLAGGLACLQVDGNDLVAVLEAMRRAHERARNGEGGSVIEFMTYRLHDHTTADDARRYRGEDEVKAAWLKEPFLRLRKFLTDQKLWDEEQEKTWVEECGKLVDVEINAYLETPVQPVEAMFDYLYGDMPAEVLAQREQAIAAEGRA; from the coding sequence ATGACCCTGGCGGCCAGTTTCGAGATCGAATACCTGCAATACCTCAAGCCGGACGGCACCCTGGCCGCCCCGCTTCCTGCGGCCGTGCCCAATGCCGAAGCGCTGTTGCCGCTGTTCAAGCAGATGCTGTTCGTGCGCACCTTCGACAGCAAGGCGATCGCCCTACAGCGCACCGGCAAGCTCGGCACCTACGCCGCCTGCCTGGGCCACGAGGCCACCCACGTCGGCATCGGCGCCTCGATGCAGCCGGAAGACGTGTTCGCGCCCAGCTACCGCGAGTACGGCGCGCAGTTCATGCGCGGCGTGCGCCCGCGCGAGGTGCTGCTGTACTGGGGCGGCGACGAGCGCGGCAACGATTTCGAAGGCCCGCGCAACGACTACCCGTGGTGCGTGCCGATCTCCACCCAATGCCTGATGGCCGCAGGCGCCGCGCTGGCGTTCAAGCTGCGCGGCGAAAAACGCGTCGCGGTGGCGACCTGCGGCGACGGCGGCTCGTCGAAGACCGATTTCTACGCCGCGGTGAATTCCGCCGGCGCGTACTCGTTGCCGGTGGTGCTGTGCGTGATCAACAACGGCTGGGCGATCAGTGTGCCGCGCAAGGCGCAGACCGGCGCGCAGACGCTGGCGCAGAAGGGCCTGGCCGGCGGCCTGGCCTGCCTGCAGGTGGACGGCAACGACCTGGTCGCGGTACTGGAAGCGATGCGCCGCGCGCACGAACGCGCGCGCAACGGCGAGGGCGGCAGCGTGATCGAGTTCATGACCTATCGCCTGCACGACCACACCACCGCCGACGATGCGCGCCGTTACCGCGGCGAGGACGAAGTGAAGGCGGCATGGCTGAAGGAACCGTTCCTGCGCCTGCGCAAGTTCCTCACCGACCAGAAGTTGTGGGACGAGGAACAGGAAAAAACTTGGGTGGAAGAGTGCGGCAAGTTGGTCGATGTCGAGATCAATGCCTACCTCGAAACCCCGGTGCAGCCGGTGGAGGCGATGTTCGATTACCTGTACGGCGACATGCCGGCCGAGGTGCTCGCACAACGCGAACAGGCCATCGCCGCGGAGGGCCGGGCATGA
- a CDS encoding alpha-ketoacid dehydrogenase subunit beta, with translation MSEAQPIALIEAITQALAYELRNDNSVVVLGEDVGVNGGVFRATAGLSATFGPERILDTPLDETTIAGLTVGMASQGMKPVAEAQFDGFMYPMVDFIVCHAARMRYRTRGRLTCPMVLRVPWGGGIRAPEHHSEANESIFTNVPGLRVVMPSSPQRAYGLLLAAIRDPDPVIYMEPKRIYRQYKELVPDDGEALPLDVCYVLRDGSDVTLVTWGAQVKETLEAAEKLAADGISAEVIDVATLKPLDFATIAESIAKTGRCVIVHEAAKTAGFGAEVAARCAEECMFDLVAPVERVTGYDTHIPLFRLEMKYLPSTDKIIAAAKRAMAHS, from the coding sequence ATGAGCGAGGCGCAACCGATTGCATTGATCGAGGCGATCACCCAGGCGCTGGCCTATGAATTGCGCAACGACAACAGCGTGGTCGTGCTGGGCGAGGACGTCGGCGTCAACGGCGGCGTGTTCCGCGCCACCGCCGGCCTGTCCGCCACCTTCGGCCCCGAGCGCATCCTCGATACGCCGCTGGACGAGACCACCATCGCCGGCCTCACCGTCGGCATGGCCTCGCAAGGCATGAAGCCCGTCGCCGAGGCGCAGTTCGACGGCTTCATGTACCCGATGGTCGATTTCATCGTCTGCCACGCCGCGCGCATGCGCTACCGCACCCGCGGCCGCCTGACCTGCCCGATGGTGCTGCGCGTGCCGTGGGGCGGCGGCATCCGCGCGCCGGAACATCATTCGGAAGCCAACGAATCCATCTTCACCAACGTGCCGGGGTTGCGCGTGGTGATGCCGTCGTCGCCGCAGCGCGCCTACGGCCTGCTGCTGGCCGCGATCCGCGACCCGGATCCGGTGATCTACATGGAACCCAAGCGCATCTACCGGCAGTACAAGGAACTGGTGCCGGACGATGGCGAGGCGCTGCCGCTGGACGTCTGCTACGTGCTGCGCGACGGCTCCGATGTCACCCTGGTCACGTGGGGCGCGCAGGTCAAGGAAACGCTGGAAGCCGCCGAGAAACTCGCCGCCGACGGCATCAGCGCGGAAGTGATCGACGTCGCCACGCTCAAGCCGCTGGACTTCGCCACCATCGCCGAATCGATCGCCAAGACCGGCCGCTGCGTGATCGTGCACGAAGCGGCGAAGACCGCCGGCTTCGGCGCCGAAGTCGCCGCGCGCTGCGCCGAGGAATGCATGTTCGACCTGGTCGCCCCGGTCGAGCGCGTCACCGGCTACGACACCCACATCCCGCTGTTCCGGCTGGAAATGAAGTACCTGCCGAGCACCGACAAGATCATCGCCGCCGCCAAGCGCGCGATGGCGCATTCGTAA
- a CDS encoding dihydrolipoamide acetyltransferase family protein, which produces MSKKFLLPDLGEGLPDATIVEWYVKEGDTIRLDDNLVSMETAKAVVDVPSPVSGKVLKLAGAAGDIIVTGTMLAEFEVDPNLPQRAEGQDTGHHHGPSHDTPKPAAAPAPAAKADGDAGTVVGAMQVGDAVVTQAAVAVGGVKAMPAVRAMARKLGVDIARVAPSGADGTVTMDDVKRAAADGSAKPGAAPARAGAQIAAAPVAAPAPVPASRSTLSQSGKPMRTQPPGVAATGQPEQLKGVRRNMARVMADAHAQVVPTTLVDDADLHAWSGRQDITARLVRAIVAACKAVPALNAWFDGANLTRTLHPHVDIGIAVDTDDGLFVPALRNADMLDAGGVRAAIKRLRAQVEDRSIPSGELSGYTISLSNFGMLAGRYATPVVVPPCVAIVGAGKLSHDVVAVMGGIEVHRRMPISLTFDHRACTGGEAARFLAALLDDLAQPS; this is translated from the coding sequence ATGTCGAAGAAATTCCTGCTCCCCGACCTCGGCGAAGGCCTGCCGGACGCGACCATCGTCGAGTGGTACGTCAAGGAAGGCGACACCATCCGCCTGGACGACAACCTGGTGTCGATGGAAACCGCCAAGGCGGTGGTCGACGTGCCCTCGCCGGTCAGCGGCAAGGTGCTGAAGCTCGCCGGCGCGGCGGGCGACATCATCGTCACCGGCACGATGCTGGCCGAGTTCGAGGTCGATCCCAACCTGCCGCAGCGCGCGGAAGGCCAGGACACCGGCCACCACCACGGCCCGTCGCACGACACACCGAAGCCGGCCGCCGCGCCCGCACCTGCCGCGAAAGCGGACGGCGATGCCGGCACCGTGGTCGGCGCGATGCAGGTCGGCGATGCGGTCGTCACGCAGGCCGCGGTCGCGGTCGGCGGGGTCAAGGCGATGCCGGCGGTGCGCGCGATGGCGCGCAAGCTCGGCGTCGATATCGCCCGCGTCGCGCCCAGCGGCGCCGACGGCACGGTGACGATGGACGACGTGAAGCGCGCCGCGGCCGACGGTTCGGCCAAACCGGGCGCTGCGCCTGCTCGTGCCGGCGCGCAAATCGCGGCCGCACCTGTCGCCGCACCCGCACCCGTCCCCGCATCGCGCAGCACGCTCTCGCAAAGCGGCAAGCCGATGCGCACCCAGCCGCCGGGCGTGGCCGCGACCGGCCAGCCGGAACAACTCAAGGGCGTGCGCCGCAACATGGCCCGCGTCATGGCCGATGCGCACGCGCAGGTGGTGCCGACCACGCTGGTCGATGACGCCGACCTGCACGCCTGGAGCGGTCGCCAGGACATCACCGCACGGCTGGTCCGCGCCATCGTCGCCGCCTGCAAGGCGGTACCCGCGCTCAACGCCTGGTTCGACGGCGCCAACCTCACCCGCACCCTGCACCCGCACGTCGACATCGGCATCGCGGTGGACACCGACGACGGCCTGTTCGTGCCCGCGCTGCGCAATGCCGACATGCTGGATGCCGGCGGCGTGCGCGCCGCGATCAAGCGCCTGCGCGCGCAGGTCGAGGATCGTTCGATCCCCTCCGGCGAACTCAGCGGCTACACCATCTCGCTCAGCAACTTCGGCATGCTCGCCGGCCGCTACGCGACGCCGGTGGTGGTGCCGCCGTGCGTGGCGATCGTCGGTGCCGGCAAGCTGTCGCACGACGTGGTCGCGGTGATGGGCGGCATCGAAGTGCACCGGCGCATGCCGATCTCGCTGACCTTCGACCACCGCGCCTGCACCGGCGGCGAGGCGGCACGCTTCCTCGCCGCGCTGCTGGACGACCTCGCCCAGCCGAGCTGA
- a CDS encoding VOC family protein, with protein MLRALVPMLRVPDVPAALAWYREVLGFRSDEDGSTGWATLQRDGIALMLSAFNAHEGDAAPAFTGSLYLRCDDVDGWWSRLQGAARVCYPIEDFAYGMREFAIYDCNGFLLQFGQPIAREAAP; from the coding sequence ATGCTGCGGGCGCTGGTGCCGATGCTGCGGGTGCCGGACGTACCGGCGGCGCTGGCGTGGTACCGCGAGGTGCTCGGCTTCCGCAGCGATGAAGATGGCAGCACAGGCTGGGCCACGCTGCAGCGCGACGGCATCGCGTTGATGCTGTCCGCCTTCAACGCGCACGAAGGCGACGCCGCGCCCGCGTTCACCGGCTCGCTGTACCTGCGCTGCGACGATGTCGACGGCTGGTGGTCGCGGCTGCAGGGCGCCGCGCGCGTCTGCTATCCGATCGAGGATTTCGCTTACGGCATGCGCGAATTCGCGATCTACGACTGCAACGGCTTCCTGCTGCAATTCGGCCAGCCGATCGCCAGGGAGGCTGCGCCATGA
- a CDS encoding VOC family protein, protein MSHRSRLSGFISDCKTDDLDAAADFWAQALGCRIADRAAGDETAEYQMLGDTPGDLHIEVQKVEHPSRVHLDIEADDIDAEADRLQRLGARKIAFVKRWWVMEAPTGQRFCVVRMKYPERGAAPKTWD, encoded by the coding sequence ATGAGCCATCGCAGCCGCCTGTCCGGCTTCATCAGCGACTGCAAGACCGACGACCTCGATGCCGCCGCCGATTTCTGGGCGCAGGCGCTGGGCTGCCGCATCGCCGACCGCGCTGCCGGCGACGAGACCGCGGAATACCAGATGCTCGGCGACACGCCCGGCGACCTGCACATCGAAGTGCAGAAGGTCGAGCATCCGTCGCGCGTGCACCTCGACATCGAGGCGGACGACATCGATGCCGAAGCGGATCGCCTGCAGAGACTCGGGGCGAGGAAGATCGCCTTCGTGAAGCGCTGGTGGGTGATGGAAGCGCCGACCGGGCAGCGCTTCTGCGTGGTCAGGATGAAATATCCCGAGCGCGGCGCGGCGCCGAAGACCTGGGATTGA
- a CDS encoding tryptophan--tRNA ligase — translation MSKTRVLTGITTSGTPHLGNYVGAIRPAIAASRAPDAESFYFLADYHSLIKAQDPARTQRSTLEIAAAWLACGLDPDKVWFYRQSDVPEIPELTWLLTCVAGKGILNRAHAYKAAVDKNRAEGEDDDAGITAGLFMYPVLMAADILLFNAHKVPVGRDQVQHIEMARDFGQRFNHVYGDEYFVLPEAAVDDFVATLPGLDGRKMSKSYDNTIPMFAPRAELKKLIAGILTDSRMPGEPKDTEGSALFQFYQAFASKEQTAAFAQAFADGIGWGDAKQQLFERIDAEVAPLREKYEALMAKPDEIEAILRDGAARLRAAHATPALLRLREAVGLRDLSQAATVEAKSAKKAADATLPAFKQYRDADGKFYFKLVQGERVLLQSVGFASPRDAGQRIAAIKSGEIGDGASDFSLGEGVTDEDVNAALAAFVAAQLEGEAGKA, via the coding sequence ATGAGCAAGACCCGCGTCCTCACCGGCATCACCACCTCCGGCACCCCGCACCTCGGCAACTACGTCGGCGCCATCCGCCCGGCGATTGCCGCCTCGCGCGCGCCGGACGCGGAGAGCTTCTACTTCCTCGCCGACTACCACAGCCTGATCAAGGCGCAGGATCCGGCGCGCACCCAGCGTTCGACGCTGGAGATCGCCGCGGCCTGGCTGGCCTGCGGGCTCGATCCCGACAAGGTCTGGTTCTACCGGCAGTCGGACGTGCCGGAGATCCCGGAGCTGACCTGGCTGCTGACCTGCGTGGCCGGCAAGGGCATCCTCAACCGCGCGCATGCCTACAAGGCGGCGGTGGACAAGAACCGTGCCGAGGGCGAGGACGACGATGCCGGCATCACCGCCGGGCTGTTCATGTACCCGGTGCTGATGGCCGCCGACATCCTGCTGTTCAACGCGCACAAGGTGCCGGTCGGCCGCGACCAGGTGCAGCACATCGAGATGGCGCGCGACTTCGGCCAGCGCTTCAACCACGTTTATGGCGACGAATATTTCGTGCTGCCGGAAGCGGCGGTGGACGACTTTGTTGCGACCTTGCCCGGCCTCGACGGACGCAAGATGAGCAAGAGCTACGACAACACCATCCCGATGTTCGCGCCGCGTGCGGAACTGAAGAAGCTGATCGCCGGCATCCTCACCGACTCGCGCATGCCGGGCGAGCCGAAGGACACCGAAGGTTCGGCGCTGTTCCAGTTTTACCAGGCGTTCGCCAGCAAGGAACAGACCGCGGCGTTCGCGCAGGCGTTCGCCGACGGCATCGGCTGGGGCGATGCCAAGCAGCAGTTGTTCGAGCGCATCGATGCCGAAGTCGCGCCGCTGCGCGAGAAGTACGAGGCGCTGATGGCGAAGCCGGACGAGATCGAGGCGATCCTGCGCGACGGCGCCGCGCGCCTGCGTGCCGCGCACGCAACGCCGGCGCTGCTGCGCCTGCGTGAGGCGGTGGGCCTGCGCGACCTGTCGCAGGCCGCGACCGTCGAAGCGAAGTCGGCGAAGAAAGCGGCGGACGCCACGTTGCCTGCGTTCAAGCAATACCGCGACGCCGACGGCAAGTTCTATTTCAAGCTGGTGCAGGGCGAGCGCGTTTTGCTGCAGAGCGTGGGCTTCGCCTCGCCGCGCGACGCCGGCCAGCGCATCGCCGCGATCAAGTCGGGCGAAATCGGCGACGGCGCCAGCGATTTCTCGCTCGGCGAGGGCGTGACCGACGAGGACGTGAATGCGGCGCTGGCCGCCTTCGTCGCCGCGCAGCTGGAAGGCGAGGCCGGCAAGGCGTGA
- a CDS encoding entericidin A/B family lipoprotein gives MVLACMVALVGCNTIAGMGKDVQKVGEKVEEKAQDCKDAKC, from the coding sequence ATGGTGCTGGCCTGCATGGTCGCGCTGGTGGGTTGCAACACCATCGCCGGCATGGGCAAGGACGTGCAGAAGGTCGGCGAGAAGGTCGAAGAGAAGGCGCAGGACTGCAAGGACGCCAAGTGCTGA
- a CDS encoding entericidin A/B family lipoprotein: MKRLFALLLLAAFSMTHLTACNTMAGAGKDVQKVGEKVEEKAEDCKDAKC; this comes from the coding sequence ATGAAACGCCTGTTCGCTTTGCTGCTGCTCGCCGCGTTCTCGATGACCCACCTGACCGCCTGCAACACCATGGCCGGTGCCGGCAAGGACGTGCAGAAGGTCGGCGAGAAGGTCGAGGAAAAGGCCGAGGACTGCAAGGACGCCAAGTGCTGA
- the rocF gene encoding arginase, protein MSRSYPPVSVFGVPTDIGASRRGVSMGPEALRVAGLVEAIADRGIDVRDLGDVHGPRNPTSPPVDGYRHLEEVVAWNRAVFEMSTRELQAGRMPILLGGDHCLGIGSIAAVAAHCRATGKKLRVLWLDAHADFNTREITPSGNIHGMPVACLCGLGPEPLTTMAGHVPAITPDQVRQIGIRSVDPGEKKLVQEHGLDIYDMRYIDEVGMRRAMEEALEGVDADTHLHVSFDVDMLDPSIAPGTGTRVPGGINYREAQLIMEMVADTGCMGSLDLVEVNPALDKRNATARLAVDLVESLFGKSTLMRD, encoded by the coding sequence ATGAGCCGCAGTTACCCGCCCGTGTCCGTGTTCGGCGTGCCCACCGACATCGGCGCCTCGCGCCGGGGCGTGTCGATGGGGCCGGAAGCGCTGCGGGTGGCCGGCCTGGTCGAGGCGATCGCCGACCGCGGCATCGACGTGCGCGACCTCGGCGACGTGCACGGCCCGCGCAACCCGACCAGCCCGCCGGTCGACGGCTATCGCCATCTCGAGGAAGTCGTGGCCTGGAACCGCGCCGTGTTCGAGATGAGCACGCGCGAACTGCAGGCCGGGCGCATGCCGATCCTGCTCGGCGGCGACCACTGCCTGGGCATCGGTTCGATCGCCGCGGTCGCCGCGCATTGCCGCGCCACCGGCAAGAAGCTGCGCGTGCTGTGGCTGGACGCGCACGCCGACTTCAACACCCGCGAGATCACCCCCTCCGGCAACATCCACGGCATGCCGGTGGCCTGCCTGTGCGGCCTCGGCCCGGAGCCGCTGACCACCATGGCGGGCCACGTGCCGGCGATCACCCCCGACCAGGTGCGGCAGATCGGCATCCGTTCGGTGGATCCGGGCGAGAAGAAGCTGGTGCAGGAACACGGCCTCGACATCTACGACATGCGCTACATCGACGAAGTCGGCATGCGCCGGGCGATGGAGGAGGCGCTGGAAGGCGTGGATGCCGACACCCACCTGCACGTCAGCTTCGACGTGGACATGCTGGATCCGAGCATCGCGCCCGGCACCGGCACCCGCGTGCCCGGCGGCATCAACTACCGCGAAGCCCAGCTGATCATGGAAATGGTGGCCGATACCGGCTGCATGGGCTCGCTCGACCTAGTCGAAGTGAACCCCGCATTGGACAAGCGCAACGCCACCGCCAGGCTCGCGGTGGACCTGGTGGAAAGCCTGTTCGGCAAGTCCACCTTGATGCGCGATTGA
- a CDS encoding RrF2 family transcriptional regulator, translated as MLTNKARYGLRAMCALAQADGERLQAHAIARRASVPEKFLEAILVELRKAGFIDSRRGHLGGHALTRPAGEIAVGDLIRAIDGPLAPVRCASISAYEPCVDCADPERCSIRALMRETRSALAGVLDGCSLQALSEREPHESPMRA; from the coding sequence ATGCTCACCAACAAGGCCAGGTACGGATTGCGGGCGATGTGCGCACTGGCGCAGGCCGATGGCGAGCGCCTGCAGGCGCATGCGATCGCGCGCCGCGCCAGCGTGCCGGAGAAGTTCCTGGAGGCGATCCTGGTCGAGCTGCGCAAGGCCGGCTTCATCGACAGCCGGCGCGGGCATCTCGGTGGGCATGCCCTCACCCGGCCGGCCGGCGAGATCGCGGTCGGCGACCTGATCCGCGCGATCGACGGCCCGCTGGCGCCGGTGCGCTGCGCCAGCATCAGCGCCTACGAACCCTGCGTCGACTGCGCCGATCCCGAGCGATGTTCGATCCGCGCCCTGATGCGGGAAACCCGCAGCGCACTGGCCGGCGTCCTCGACGGCTGCAGCCTGCAGGCCCTGAGCGAACGCGAACCTCACGAATCCCCGATGCGCGCCTGA
- a CDS encoding OprO/OprP family phosphate-selective porin, with product MTRPTRLGLAIALALSTLPAHAADPTTQQLLARIAALEQRLAAVEAANAAPVATVAPDELDQRLRVVERRQELDAEADAAKAASAPALSLNDKGLSVKSAAGDFEVKLRGLVQADARHFGGDTSAAQTDTFLFRRIRPTLEGSFGKLVGFRLTPEFAGDSATIVDAYVDLKFDPRATVRIGKLKGPIGLERLQSGGATAFIERGFPTELAPNRDLGVQLQGELAGGGLSYAAGVFNGAPDGRDAATTNPDGDFELAARVFAEPWKNSANALSGLGFGIAASHGDKHGSGNNFLPRYRTPGQVQFFNYRSTVLADGEHLRVSPQAYYYGGRLGLLGEYISSRQEVRAANGTRADLENTAWQVTAGYVLTGEDASYRGVLKPSNAFTLGGEGWGAFEVVGRYGRLDIDHDAFPLFADPNVASSAARSWGIGLNWYLNANVKLVANYARTAFDAAPGATARDDEDIVFTRAQFSF from the coding sequence ATGACCCGCCCCACTCGACTGGGCCTTGCCATCGCGCTGGCCCTGAGCACCCTGCCGGCGCACGCCGCCGATCCCACCACCCAACAACTGCTGGCGCGCATCGCCGCGCTCGAGCAACGCCTTGCCGCGGTCGAGGCCGCCAACGCCGCGCCGGTCGCGACGGTTGCACCGGATGAACTCGACCAGCGCCTGCGCGTGGTCGAGCGCCGGCAGGAACTCGATGCCGAAGCAGACGCCGCCAAGGCCGCCAGCGCGCCCGCGCTCAGCCTCAACGACAAGGGCCTGTCGGTGAAATCGGCCGCCGGCGATTTCGAAGTGAAGCTGCGCGGACTGGTGCAGGCCGACGCGCGCCATTTCGGCGGCGACACGTCGGCCGCCCAGACCGACACCTTCCTGTTCCGCCGCATCCGCCCGACCCTGGAAGGCAGCTTCGGCAAGCTGGTCGGTTTCCGCCTCACCCCGGAATTCGCCGGCGATTCGGCGACGATCGTCGATGCCTATGTCGACCTCAAGTTCGATCCGCGCGCGACCGTGCGCATCGGCAAGCTCAAGGGGCCGATCGGGCTGGAACGCCTGCAATCCGGCGGCGCCACTGCCTTCATCGAGCGCGGCTTCCCCACCGAACTCGCGCCCAACCGCGACCTTGGCGTGCAGCTGCAGGGCGAACTCGCCGGTGGCGGCCTGAGCTATGCGGCCGGCGTGTTCAACGGCGCGCCGGACGGCCGCGATGCGGCGACCACCAATCCCGACGGCGATTTCGAACTGGCCGCGCGCGTGTTCGCCGAACCCTGGAAGAACAGCGCCAATGCGCTGTCCGGGCTCGGCTTCGGCATCGCCGCCAGCCACGGCGACAAGCACGGCAGCGGCAACAACTTCCTGCCGCGCTACCGCACGCCGGGGCAGGTGCAGTTCTTCAACTACCGCAGCACGGTGCTGGCCGATGGCGAGCACCTGCGCGTCTCGCCGCAGGCCTACTACTACGGCGGGCGCCTGGGCCTGCTCGGCGAATACATCAGTTCGCGGCAGGAGGTCCGCGCCGCCAACGGGACGCGCGCCGACCTGGAAAACACCGCCTGGCAAGTCACCGCCGGCTACGTCCTGACCGGCGAGGACGCCAGCTACAGGGGCGTGCTCAAGCCCAGCAACGCCTTCACCCTCGGCGGCGAGGGCTGGGGTGCGTTCGAGGTCGTCGGCCGCTACGGCCGCCTCGACATCGACCATGACGCCTTCCCGCTGTTCGCCGACCCCAACGTCGCCAGCAGCGCCGCGCGCAGCTGGGGCATCGGCCTGAACTGGTACCTCAACGCCAACGTCAAGCTGGTCGCCAACTACGCGCGCACCGCGTTCGACGCCGCGCCGGGCGCGACCGCCCGCGACGACGAGGACATCGTCTTCACCCGCGCGCAATTCTCGTTCTGA
- a CDS encoding sulfate ABC transporter substrate-binding protein, translated as MKIRHSLLLSALVLAFGAAHAADKTLLNVSYDPTRELYEDVNRAFAAQWKRQTGETLTIRASHGGSGKQARAVIDGLEADVVTLALSADIDAIADKGKLLPANWQSRLPHNSAPYTSTIVFLVRKGNPKKIRDWGDLAKPGVGVITPNPKTSGGARWNYLAAWAWASKEYREGGKVVDFLTRLFKNVPVLDTGARGATTTFVERGIGDVLLAWENEALLTLNDADTRAKFEIVVPSISIKAEPPVAWVDKNVARHGTRKQAEAYLRFLYSPQGQALAAKHFYRPAEPDKVADKAALARFPAVDQVTIDGAFGGWKKAQAEHFADGGFFDRIYRPGS; from the coding sequence ATGAAGATTCGACATTCGTTGCTGCTGTCCGCGCTGGTGCTGGCCTTCGGCGCCGCGCACGCCGCCGACAAGACCCTGCTCAACGTGTCCTACGACCCGACCCGCGAACTGTACGAAGACGTCAACCGCGCCTTCGCCGCGCAATGGAAGCGGCAGACCGGCGAGACCCTGACCATCCGCGCCTCGCACGGCGGTTCCGGCAAGCAGGCGCGCGCGGTGATCGACGGCCTCGAGGCCGACGTGGTGACGCTGGCGCTGTCCGCCGACATCGACGCCATCGCCGACAAGGGCAAGTTGCTGCCGGCCAACTGGCAATCGCGCCTGCCGCACAACAGCGCGCCCTACACCTCGACGATCGTGTTTCTGGTCCGCAAGGGCAACCCGAAGAAAATCCGCGACTGGGGCGACCTGGCGAAACCCGGCGTGGGCGTGATCACCCCGAACCCGAAGACTTCCGGCGGCGCGCGCTGGAACTACCTGGCGGCGTGGGCCTGGGCCTCGAAGGAATACCGCGAAGGCGGCAAGGTGGTCGATTTCCTCACACGATTGTTCAAGAACGTGCCGGTGCTGGATACCGGCGCGCGCGGCGCGACCACGACCTTCGTCGAGCGCGGCATCGGCGACGTGCTGCTGGCATGGGAGAACGAAGCATTGCTCACCCTCAACGATGCCGACACCCGCGCGAAGTTCGAGATCGTGGTGCCCTCGATCAGCATCAAGGCGGAGCCGCCGGTGGCCTGGGTGGACAAGAACGTGGCCCGCCACGGCACCCGCAAGCAGGCCGAGGCCTATCTGCGCTTCCTGTATTCGCCGCAGGGGCAGGCGCTGGCGGCGAAGCATTTCTACCGCCCGGCGGAACCCGACAAGGTGGCCGACAAGGCCGCGCTGGCACGCTTCCCGGCGGTGGACCAGGTGACCATCGACGGCGCGTTCGGCGGCTGGAAGAAGGCGCAGGCCGAGCACTTCGCCGACGGCGGCTTCTTCGACCGCATCTACAGGCCGGGCAGCTGA
- the cysT gene encoding sulfate ABC transporter permease subunit CysT, whose protein sequence is MSIARRHRRPLPGFGISLGLGTAWLGVVVLLPLAALSVRAAGLGADGWLRAIGDPRVQAALELSFGAALLAAFIAALVGALVAWVVVRYRFPGRRLLDALVDLPFALPTAVAGIALTAIYAPNGSVGRLFAEHDIKIAYATPGIVIALVFIGLPFAVRTLQPVLETLGREQEEAAASLGASRFTTLRRVIVPELLPALLTGFSLAFARGLGEYGSVIFIAGNLPFKTEITPLLITIRLEEYDYDGAVAIAALLLVASFACLLAINAIPALLSHGKRSDG, encoded by the coding sequence ATGTCGATCGCACGCAGGCATCGCCGGCCACTGCCCGGCTTCGGCATCAGCCTCGGCCTGGGCACCGCCTGGCTGGGCGTGGTGGTGCTGTTGCCGCTGGCCGCGCTCAGCGTGCGCGCCGCGGGATTGGGCGCCGACGGCTGGCTGCGCGCGATCGGCGACCCGCGTGTGCAGGCGGCGCTGGAATTGAGCTTCGGCGCCGCCTTGCTCGCGGCTTTCATCGCTGCCTTGGTCGGCGCGCTGGTGGCTTGGGTGGTGGTGCGCTACCGCTTCCCCGGCCGCCGCCTGCTGGATGCGCTGGTCGACCTGCCGTTCGCCTTGCCGACCGCGGTCGCCGGCATCGCGCTGACCGCGATCTACGCGCCGAACGGGTCGGTGGGCAGGTTGTTCGCCGAACACGACATCAAGATCGCCTACGCGACGCCGGGCATCGTCATCGCCCTGGTCTTCATCGGCCTGCCGTTCGCGGTGCGCACCCTGCAACCGGTGCTGGAAACGCTGGGCCGCGAGCAGGAGGAAGCCGCCGCCTCGCTGGGCGCATCGCGCTTCACCACGCTGCGGCGGGTGATCGTGCCGGAATTGCTGCCGGCGCTGCTCACCGGCTTCTCGCTGGCGTTCGCCCGCGGGCTGGGCGAATACGGCTCGGTGATCTTCATCGCCGGCAACCTGCCGTTCAAGACCGAGATCACGCCGCTGCTGATCACCATCCGCCTGGAGGAATACGACTACGACGGCGCAGTGGCGATCGCCGCGCTGCTGCTGGTCGCTTCGTTCGCCTGCCTGCTGGCGATCAACGCGATCCCGGCGTTGCTCTCGCACGGGAAGCGCAGCGATGGCTGA